The following coding sequences lie in one Drosophila sulfurigaster albostrigata strain 15112-1811.04 chromosome 2R, ASM2355843v2, whole genome shotgun sequence genomic window:
- the LOC133837254 gene encoding dolichol-phosphate mannosyltransferase subunit 3, producing MTNLQRWLFFATLFAVPYLALVLGTVQTPLTSKYLLHIQLLPVLLLVLFGVYSVFTVLYRTFTFNDCPEAAKELQAEILEARKDLIAKGFKFRD from the exons ATGACTAACTTACAGCGTTGGCTCTTCTTTGCAACGCTCTTTGCTGTGCCTTACTTGGCCTTGGTGCTGGGCACAGTGCAGACACCGCTtacatcaaaatatttgttacaCATTCAGCTGCTGCCGGTGCTACTTTTGGTTCTATTTGGT GTTTATTCCGTGTTTACTGTGCTGTATCGTACGTTTACGTTCAACGATTGCCCGGAGGCAGCCAAAGAACTGCAGGCGGAGATTTTGGAGGCTCGCAAAGATTTGATAGCCAAGGGATTTAAGTTTCGAGACTGA